From the genome of Deltaproteobacteria bacterium:
GGCTGAAAAGGAAATGTGAAGAATGAAGCGAGAGGAAGGCAAGAAACAGAAAAAAGCGAGACCGGCGTGCTACCCATTTTTTCCTTTCTTCATTTTCCATTCGACATTCTACATTGTTCATTATTTTGAACCGGGTTTCTTATCTCCCCAAATATCCCATACCGCCTCATACTTCGCGGGAAACTTTGCCGTGTAGTTCATGAAGGTCGTGACTGGATAGCGAATACCGCCTTTATGAGTGCTTTCGAGTCCAGCCATCACTTCTTCCACTTTTGACGCAGGCATGGAAAAGGCCATCTCCTCATCTTGGGTCTGACCGAACATGCGATCGCCCGTGCACGGGAGGATCACCTGGCAATCATCGGTCTGCATGGTCTTGACGACAATGTCAGCGCAATCGAGTCGTCCACTGAAGGAAGAGTTGAGATACCCTCCCCTTTTATACAAAGCTGCTTGCACTAGCCGCATCACCTGCGCGGAGTTACCAAACACCGCGATCACATCAGGTGGATCAAAGGGATGGCTCTTAAGCGGTGACACGAACAATGAAGCGTACTTACCGAGTTCAAACTTCGGTACCGCAGCTTCGGTCCTCGCTCCAGCTTCCAAAGTTTCTGTATACATGCCTTCGCAGGCATGGCCTTCGCGAAGATACTCCACATTGGGCTTGAACCCCAATGCCACCAAGCCAAGTGGGCAAGAGTGATGGTCGGCAGATAGGCCAATTGACCACCCATAGCGACGCACGACGTTGATGGTCTGACAGGTCGCGAATTGCGAACCCATATCACCAGGAGTGCGGGTTTTCGGCGGCAATGCCTCACCTGGCTTGAGCATCTTGATGCCGACCGGAAACGTTGCCGGACGAATGTAGTTTTCGATCATTTCGGCAATGGCTTTGACATCCATAAGGACCTCCGGTCCATTGTAAAATGGAAAATGAAGAATGGTAAGGAACTTTTCTTTTCAATTTTTCATTTTACATTCTTCATTATTAATTGTCCTAGTAGAGGACTTGCCCTTCTCGCAATTTGGTAACCTGTGCCGCTGACATACCAAGGATATCGCGCAGCACATAATCAGTGTGTTGCCCCCGTAGCGGTGCCGCCGCTTGCACTTCACAAGGAGTTTCTGACATCTGCCAGGGAATTCCAGCATGAATGCGTTTCCCCACTTCTGGATGTTCTTTCTGCACGAGATACCCCCGTGCCTGCAAGTGAGCATTGGTCGCTAAGTCTTTGTTGCTCATGGAGGGGAACGCAGCGACGCCAACCTTCTGGAGCGCGTCAGTAATTTCCCAACGATCACGCTCCTTGGTCCAGGCTGAGATCGTTTCCTCAAGTGCATCCTCGTTGGCTTTCCGTGCAGTCACATCAGCAAAGCGCTTGTCAGTCGCTAACTCCGGCTTGCCCATCGCTCGACAGAGGGCTTGCCACTCGGCTTCAGTACCACAGGTTATGGTGACCCATTTGTCATCATCGCCCTTGGCTTTGAAACACCCGTGCGGGGCCATCCAACGGTCGCGATTCCCATCCCGTTCGGGTTGGCTCTTGTTCATCGAGTAATCCATCAACCCTTCCGGTTGCAATACGAGGAGCGCTTCCCACAGCGCCAGATCGACATGCACGCCTTTGCCAGTACGCTGACGATACGCTAGCGCGGCCAGCGCAGCAAAAGAACCAAAGATGCCCGCATTCGGGTCGCCATAAGAAATACCAACTTCAGCCGGCCCAAGATCGCGATACCCGGTTAGCGACGCAATCCCTGACAGCGGCACCGAGGCTGGTCCGTACCCCATATACTGCCGCTCTGGTCCAGTCTGCCCATAGCCACAAATGGAGATCATAATGATGCCAGGCTTGAGCTGCTTCAGCGTCGCATAGCCAAGGCCCATACGATCGATCGCCCCGGCTGAGAAGTTCTGCACGACAATATCGCTTTTCTTGACCAAACTTTTGGCAATCTCGATCGCCTCAGGCTTAGCAAGATCAAGCTGCAAGCTCTTCTTTCCTTGACTGTACTGATTGAAATACCCTGCCCGGTTCGGTCCCGGCGTATCATCAGCAAAAGATGGAATGAGCCGACTGACACATGGGCGTTTCTGGCTTTCGATACGAATCACCTCAGCCCCCAGATGCGCCAGTTGCAGCGTACAATACGGCCCCGCCCAAGCCCAAGTAAAATCAGTAACGCGAATTCCTTCTAATGGTCGACGCATAACAACCTCAATTAAAAATTAAGAAGGTAAAATTAAGAGTGAAAGAAAAAGGCGTAGAAGAACCGAATTTCAGCAATTTTTAATTCTTCATTTTTAGTTTTTCAGTAATTATATGATGTTCTGCTTCTTCAACTCCTCTATCTCACTCTGTGACAGTCCGATCTTCGTATACACCTCGTTGTTGTGCTGTCCGAGTATTGGTGCTGGACGATGGATCGCATAGCCACCTTCAGACGGTTTGAATGGCGCACCTGGATAGGTCAGGGTGCCCGCAACTTGGTGAGTGATCTGCACAAAGAATTCACGCGCTTTGAGATGCTCCGAAGCAAGCAGGTCTGCCATCTGATTCACCGGCGCAAAGCAGATACGACGCTCTTGTCCTGCGCGATACAGATCATTCACCGTCCAATTCGCTGCCCACTCCTGTAAGAATGGATACAGCGCATCGTAATTTTGCCCGCGCGTCACTCGATCCTTGAAGATGTCAAGTGTCGCCCACTCGGGGTTATCCATCAGTTCAACCAGCCGTTGCCACTGATCTTCTTCGACGTTGACAACAAAGACTTTGCCGTCCTTGCAGTCGAGCATACACCAGGGATAAATCGAGCGGCGCCCTAACCGCGAAGTCTCTTTGTTGCCGTATGTCCAGTGCATGAAATTCATCTCCAGGATTGCCGCAATGCATTCCTGGATTGATACATCGACGTGCTGCCCCTGGCCAGTCAGCAGCTTGTGATAATAGGCACCCAGAGTTGCAACCGCCGCATGCACCCCGCCCTGAAAATCCGCTTGGTGACCAAACGCTTTGAGTGGCGGCAACTCGGGATAATCCGACGCGCCTGGGCTGATAAACGCCCAACCACCGGCATTGGTGCCGGTAATTTCATAGGCATTGAAGTCTTTGTATGGCCCTGTCATGCCAAAGTACGAGATCGTCGTCATGATGAGGCCGGGATTGGCATAATGCAGCTTGTCGAAATCCAGCCCGACGTCTTTCATCTCCGCTGGCCGATAATTGTGGATCAGCAGATCCGCTTGCGCACAGAGACTCTGTACCAGGGCGTGGCCACGCGGCGTACGCAGGTTCAGCGTCACCCCCTGTTTGTTGGCATTGAGGTAGAGGAACAGGCCACTTTTTTCTGCATGGGGCGTATCACCAGGGAAGGGTCCGCGTTTTCGCGCCAGATCTCCACTGGGCTCTTCAACTTTAATGACCTCAGCTCCGAGATCGGCAAAGAGCTTGCCAAGATACGCAGCCGACACCATGTTACCGCATTCGACAACCTTCAATCCGGTGAGCAGTTGTTCTGCCATAAGGTACTCCACAACAAACAGTTACTTGATTACCGTTGGATTGACAGGTGAGCCTGCGCCACCAACTACTTTGAGCGGTGCACCGACAAACATGAACGCATATTGGCTATCTTTCGCGCAATCCTCAGCCAGGTCATAGAGCCAATCGATTTCATTGAACACAACGCCAAGGTTGCGGAGGAGGGCCGCATGCAAGGGAATGAACGTTCCGGTTTCTGGATGCATTGTCTGTTCCGAAGCCACGGTATCGGTGCCGAACGACGGAATTTCCATTTCGTGAAACCATTTGATCAATTCTGGACTGTACGCGAGACCTGGCTCACTCATCGCCTTATTCGGAAAAAACGCATCCGAACCTTCGTCGTAGAATCGTTTCAGCCAGCCAGTGTGGATCAGCAGAATATCGTGCTTCTCAATTGGTGACTTCTGCATCTCGGCAGTTTTCAACAGGTCATCAAGAGTGATCGCTTCATTGGCTTGGAGATGTTTGACGCCTTTGTACCGTGCAACATCAAGCAGGATGCCGCGCCCGACAATACCACGATTAGCAATCTTCTCGACACTACATCGCTTCAGACCGCCGATCGTCGTCTTGGCATCATAGCCGTTGTAGAGCGTGTTATCGTACCAAACGTGTCCCAACGCATCGTACTGCGTGGTGCCTTGCAGATACATGAAGATCACATCATCGGCATATTCCATACCACCAGGAAACGCATGCGCATGACCATTCTCATAGTGACCTTTATCCATCGCCATCGTGCGTGTCGTCTGCCCACGACCGGGGTAAATCGGATCGCCTCCAGGTCGCGCCACTGGAACACCAAGCATAAAAACTCGTCCTTGTTTGACAGCCTTCACTCCACGCAGCACTTCTTCACTGGTGAGAAAATTGAGGGCACCGACTTCATCATCAGCCCCCCAACGCCCCCAGTTTTTCGGACTATCTTTTAATAACTCCGTAAACGATTTTGCGGCCATGCGTTTTGCCTCCAGCGATATTTTCGCGGGCACGATAAGCCGAAAGCTAGAGGGGGTCAAGGCGGAGGAGCCAATGGCAATTGCGTATTGCAATTGCGGATTCGAGAGCCGTGGCAAGGCAATCTCGCCAACGGGAAACTGGACTCAGCAGAGACTATTTTCGCTCACTGCGTAATTTTCTACTTTAATTTATCATGATAAATTAAAGTCCATGATTAAGTGTTTATTGCCGTTGCCGAAGGCACTGGAGCAAAGCTTCTTCCTCTGGGGGCCACGCCAGACGGGCAAAAGTTCGCTGCTGAAAGAAACTTATCCTAACGCGTTTCGGGTTGATCTCCTGAAAACCGACGAATATCTACGCTATACGCAACAACCATTTTTTGCTGCGTGAAGAGTTGTGTACCTTCTTGCCTAGACAGTTGGTGATTATTGGGGAAGCGCGAAGATCGCGGCTCATCATCTACAAGGACTGAGAGAAGTGAAACGAGAGTATCCTCGCGTGAAGCGGCGGATTGTGGTGAGTCTGGAACCGCGCGCGCGGCGGACAGAAGATGGAATCGATATTCTTCCTGCGGCACAGTTTGCTGAACGATTATGAAGCGGAGGTATTCTCTGAAACTCTGCCCTTTTTACAACACGAACTCCAACCAGTTCTCCTCGTTCACGATCTGCCACTCGGCATTGTCATATTCAGTCAAAAAAGCCTTTGGCTCTGGAGAGGACATCGGCAAAGCGCTCCTCATCAGCGTTCACTGACAACGTTTTATAGACGAGGGAGGTAAGAATATCCTGAACAAGGGTAGTCTTTCCGACCTGACGCGGGCCGTACAAGACAACAACCTTTCCCCCTGCGTCGATTGCAGATTTCAAGGAATAGAATAAGAAGCGGTGAATTTTGCCCATATACTCTCCTATAATAGCGTGAATTTTGGAGAGCATATTATCCGTTTTTCACTAATAGCCTGCTTCGTTGCTGCCGGTTCTTGTTTGACTTGCTGGGCGAGATTTCCTAAGGTACGCAGGCACAAATTAACCAGTCTGGTGACTGAAGTCTTCGAGCCTACTGAAGGGGAATTCTTCTGTTTTTTGACTCTAGACCTTAGACTCTGGACACTGGACTCCTAGAAGGAGCGGCGAATGGATTTTGATTATTCACCAAAAGTGAAAGACCTGCAAAAGCGGGTGCAGCAGTTCATGGACGAGCATGTGTATCCCAATGAAGACACCTATTACAATCAGGTGGATACGCAAGGCGACCGCTGGCAAATTCCGTCGATCATGGAAGAGTTGAAAGCGAAGGCAAAGGCTGCTGGGCTCTGGAATCTTTTTCTTCCTGAAAGTCGTCTCGGCGCTGGTCTGACTAATCTCGAATATGCACCGCTCTGCGAAATCATGGGTCGCATCCACTGGGCCCCGGAAGTCTTCAACTGCTCCGCTCCAGACACTGGCAACATGGAAGTACTCGAACGCTACGGAAAGGAAGAGCATAAAAAGCAGTGGCTCGAACCGTTACTCGACGGCAAAATTCGCTCATGTTTTGCCATGACTGAGCCAGCCGTTGCGTCTTCTGACGCAACCAACATTGAATCCAGCATCAAACGCGAAGGTGACTTTTATGCCATCAATGGCCGCAAATGGTGGTCCTCTGGCATGGGCGACCCGCGCTGTAAGATCATCATCTTCATGGGCAAGACTGATCCCAACAATCCGGATCGTTACAAACAACAGTCACAGATTCTCATTCCCCGTGACACACCAGGCATCAGAGTTGTCCGCATGCTGCACGTCTTTGGTTATGACGATGCACCGCACGGACATGCGGAAGTCGAGTTCAAGGATGTCCGGGTCCCAGCCTCGAACATCATTCTCGGTGAAGGGCGCGGATTCGAGATCGCTCAAGGTCGTCTGGGCCCCGGTCGCATCCATCATTGCATGCGTCTGATTGGGCAAGCGGAACGAGCACTGGAAAAGATGTGCAAACGCGCAATCTCACGCGTCGCTTTTGGCAAGCCGGTTTCTGAACAAACAGTGACGCAAGAACGCATCGCAGAGGCACGCATTCTGATCGACCAAGCCCGGCTCTTAGTGTTCAAAGCTGCTCATATGATGGATACCGCAGGCAACAAAGTCGCGCGCAAAGAAATCGCCATGATCAAAGTCGCCGCACCTAACATGGCACTGCAAGTGATTGACTGGGCTATGCAGGTCCATGGTGGTGGTGGTGTCAGCCAAGACTTTGGTCTCGCCCTCGCCTATGCCCAAGCCCGCACGTTGCGATTCGCTGACGGACCAGACGAAGTACATCGTAATCAGATTGCCCGCTTGGAATTGAAGAAGTACCAATAAGCTCCTTCAGTTGGGCGGCGGTCGAGCCGCCCTCCCTTATGCGGCACTACCTTCCCGGAAACCGATCTTTCAGCCACTGCACTATCACTTTCATCGACCCATCACGCCCGCCGGAGTTTGGCGTTGACGGCAAAGGATAGCCGAAGTGATCGGCATCCACCTGGGCAAACTGTTTGTCTGACGCTGGCGATTGCTGATAAATCGACTCAGAATCCTCCGGGTAAATTGCATGGTCGCCAGTATAATTCACTACCAGTGTTGGAACGGTGATCTTGGGAACGCAGTCCAATACCGCAGCCCGCGACGATAAACCCGACCACGTACTGAGCCATGCACGTGGGGTCTGATATTTGCCAAACCCAGCCTCATGATAATTGAACAGATCAGGGCGCGGTGACCACAGCGATCCGTAATCCCGCGAAGATAGACATAGCGATTGGTCGGCATAGGTCAAATTGGCTTCAGTACGATGAATCTCCATGTAACGACCAACCATCGCTCGGCGACCAACGAATGCCCGTCGCTCGGCTGGCAACTTGTCGAACTCCGGCTGCCGTGCCAGTTCCTGAAAGTAACGCTGCTCTTCAATGAATCGCTTGGCGATGGCATCGATCCGGGCAACACGGGCAGTTTGCCCAGCTCGATACTGTTGAATAAACTCCTGACTGTACTTGCTGGACTCGGGTGGCTCACGGAATCCATTTGCAGGATTGTACATATCAAGGTGAGGATCACAGGAAAGCGGATCATCCTCATTGGTTACCGATGGATCAAGCGCCTTCTGCAAGAATTTTCCTTCCCCCAAATGTGCCGCGAGAATGACCAACCCATCACCTGGTGGCAATTGAAAACGATTCAAATCGTATGGATCACCGGCAGGTGTGTTAGTCAAACGTCCTGGAGGATTGGTGACTGCTTGTGATTGATAGAACGAATACAGCGACCCTCCACCGCTGTTGCCGATGAACACGATTTTCTCAAACCCGCGCTCTTTGAGCATCTTGAGGCCAGCAGCAATATCGGGGATGAGCATTTCATGAATGCAGGCGATGTCGTTGCTCGGCCAGCGCCCTTCCTGTCCCCAGGCTGCGTAGCCAGCCTCTAGCAAATAGGGAATAGCATAGTGCCGAGTCATATCCGCTCGTGGATGCATCAAACAGACGACGGTCTTTTCTCCGCCTTTGGTATAGAGAATACCCTTGGACTCACCACGGTCTTCAGCCATAAGTGGCAGGACTTCGTACGTAACACCTGAAGGGAGTTTGTCATACGAAATAAGGCTCATTCCTGATGCGGAATAACGCGGAATGCGAGGGAGCGGCATAATCATTCCTCCTTTTTGCAATAGGACGGAAGTCTATGCTGTAAAACGTAAAACGTAAAGAAGAACCGCCCCTTCCCCATTCACTTTTGACGCATTATGGTTTTTCTGTTTTCATTGCACCAAGTCGTATGCCGCAGCCGTCGCGACGCCAAGTACCTTCAGCAAGCGATCTTTAATTTTGACTGCCGCTTTTTCTACCCCCACGCCTTTGGTCGCGACAGTGATACGACCACCAGCAATCATGTCATGGCCGCCAGCAGAAGTACTACCAAGCACTTTTTGCAAGATTTCTCCGGCATTCACGTCTCGGGCAGTCGTCCGCAAAGACACAAACAGACTGTTACTATAAAAACCAATCGCCATCGCCCATTCTGCTTCATCGAGGCGCAAGAGAAAGTCGGCAACTTCCGCAACCATGTCGGGGTATTGGACTTCGTGCAAGACCGAGATGACGACCTTGTCATACAGAACCGCCCCTTCGATCGCATCACGAAAGACTTTGAAATACTCCCGCGGTACACGGGCATTCTCAATCTTCGCTAACCGACGTTTATTGGTATACGGATACAGGAACTGACAGGCGGCAACATCCTTGGGAGTCGCTTCACGCCCAAGATCCTGGGTCTCAGCATTGATGCCATAAAAGAGCGCCGTGGCAATTTTGCTTTCGACGTCAACATGCGTCTCTTCCAAATACTCAGTCAGAATGGTTGAGGTCGCCCCATACTCATCACGCAGGTCGAGAAAGGCCACGCCCTCGTAGGTTCCGTATGCAGGATGATGATCAATGACAATCGTCGGCGAGACATGAGCTGGCAACGAGTTATTTCTGCGGCCAGGTTGCGTATCCACCAACGCAATCTGGCCGGGTCGGCGAAAGTCGATTTCACCGATCGGCACGAGATCGATATTCAGATACCGCAGCATCGCCCGGTTCTCTGCCCGCCCAACAATACCACCAAGCGCAATAACGACTTCTTTATCTTCTTGCGCTTGATTAATGAGAAAGCGTAACGCCGCGGCACTCGCCAAAGCGTCAGGATCTGGGTTATCGTGAGGAAGAATGACAAGCGGACCCGGTTCTTCAGCAGCCCGCAGCAATCGGTGCAACGCACTCTTTGGTGGAACAACCATATATCTGTACGTCAGCGTCTACGAGAAAACCACACTCACTGTCTTTCGTTCGCTTATGCCCTTGCGAGAAAAGGGCTTTCCCCGCACTATGGGAAAGTGTACCACGATCAGCACAAACTAGAAATATGAGGGATAAGCATGGCGGCAGAAGTGCGGGAACGATTTGCACGAATTGTCAACAGCCCCGAAGAAGAACTTGACCTTGCCGAGGCGGCCCTCCTAATTGCGAAAGAGGAGCAACCGACCCTCGACATCGACGCCTACCTGCGTCGACTCGATGATCTGGCAGCAGCGGTACGTAGCCGCCTACCAGAGGCACCGACGGTGGATGACATTCTCCTCAACCTCAACATCCAGTTGTATCGAGAAGAAGGGCTGCGCGGGAACACCAGCGCTTACTACGACCCCGAGAATAGCTTTCTCAACGAGGTGCTCGACCGTAAAACTGGTATCCCCATCACACTCTCAGTGATTTACATGGAGGTGGCCCGGCGACTCGGGCTTTCACTGGTAGGGGTCGGGTTCCCAGGGCACTTCTTGGTCAAACATGTCGGACCACAGAGCGAAAAGGTGCTGGACCCTTTCCTTGGTGGGATTGAATTAGACCAGCAACAACTGACCCAGAAGTTGCAGGCGATGTACGGTGAGAACAATCCGTACATTGCCATGATTCCGCAGTTACTCAGTGCCGCCACTAAGAAGGAAATTCTGATTCGCATGCTGCGCAATTTGAAGGGCGTCTACTTGCAGAAGAATGATTTTCAGCGGGGACTCAGTGTGATCGATCGCATACTGTTGATTGCTCCGGATATGGCGATGGAAATACGTGACCGTGGTAGTGTGCATCATCGCCTCGGCCATCTGCAAGCCGCATTACAAGACTTCCAACGCTATCTCCAGCTCGCGCCGAATGCCGATGATGCCGAAGCCGTGCGGACCATGATCCGTCGTATGACAGCGCAGCTGAACTAGAGTTTGTAGAACGTGAAACGTGATGCGTGAGAAGGAAAAGCTAAGTCCTAACCTCTTCTCACGTAACACGCAACACGTACCACGCTTAGAATTTTCTTATGCCCACCATCATTCGCGTCTCCGTCGGCATTATCACCCAGGGTGCGCAGTTGCTGATCTGCCAACGACGCACGACAGATTTGCATGCCTCAAAGTGGGAATTTCCGGGTGGAAAAGCGCAAGACGACGAAGACGATGCAACCTGCTTGCAACGCGAGTTACGTGAGGAGTTGCAAATCGACGCGACAGTTGGTGAGTTATTAGGACGTACGATCTTTCGCTACCCGAATGGCAGAACTGTTGCGCTGACGTTCTTCCATGTGCCAACATATACAGGGGGCATCGTGAATACACAATTTCAAGAACTCATTTGGGTCAAGCCCGAAACTTTGCTCTCTTACGATTTTCTAGAGGGAGATCGAAACTTTGTTACCGATATCGTACAGGGTCGTTGGCCTTTGCTTTTTACCAATCCCCAACCCCGAACCCCCAACCCCCGGTAGCCATGACTCGCCAGCAATTATTCGCCGCCTTCTTCTTCGCCGTCTTCCTCTTTCTCCTCTCTCAGCTCTACGCCCTCTTTGCTATCTTTCTTAAACCGTTGATGTGGACGGTTATCCTGGTCCTCACCTTCTATCCTATATTCGCCGTGTTCCTTCGTTGGCTCGGTGGTCGACGTTCGGCGGCAGCCCTCGCCATCACGATGTTTATTCTGCTCCTCGTCATGGTGCCATTGTCGTTGCTTTCTAGCCTTTTGACGACCCAGATGTTCGAGTTTGATGACGGCATGAAGAGTGCGGCTGAATCTGGTCAATTGCAGAATTTGTTGTCGAGTTGGCGTGACACCGCACTAGGACAACTGTGGGACAAGTGGTCTCCTCGGATCGCCAGATTTGATATCGACGTACCGAAACTCTTGCTCACTGCCGCCAACAATACAACGCAATACATCGTGACTCATGTTCCAGATGTCGCGAAAAATCTGCTTGTCCTGTTGCTAAACGCTTCGATCGTCAGCTTCAGTCTCTTTTTTCTCTTCCGCGACGGGGAAGAGTTTTTTCACGCCTTTCGTGATTTGATCCCGATGCAGCCTCATCATAAAGAGGCCATCTTCCATCAATTCTATGAAACGGTGTCCGCTGTCGTGCAGGGCATGGTGGTCACAGCCGTTGTGCAAGGAATTCTAGCGTGGATAGGTTTTAGTGTCGTCGGGCTCCACTACAGTTTTTTCCTCGGCTGTGCTTCAGCAGTCGCATCATTACAACCACTGGGCGGTGCCGCTGCCGTGTGGCTACCAGCCGCAATCTATATCGGCTTGAACGGCTCATGGCCGTGGGCCATCGGATTGATTGTGTACGGAGTCGTGGTCATCAGTGGCATTGATAACGTCATCAAGCCACTGATTATCGGGGAGCGCACCAAACTGCCGACTCTGTTCTTATTCTTCGGCATTCTGGGTGGTCTGCAGGCGTATGGGTTTCTCGGCGTGTTTCTTGGGCCAGTTGTACTTGCGACGATTATGGCGTTCGTCAAGATCTATCGGCAGGAGTATGCGCACGAGCAAGAGGCAGAGCCGCCTCAACCGCTCACGCAGAGTGTCGCCTCCGAGCCGATAGCAATCGAGCACAGCGCTTCGCAATCGCCAAAAGCTACACCTTAAAGCGAAAGTGCACGACGTCGCCATCCTGCATGACGTACTCTTTCCCTTCCAACCGCATCTTGCCAGCATCGCGACACCCGGCTTCACCGCGATAACGAATGTATTCGTCGTAGGCAATCACTTCCGCGCGGATGAAACCACGTTCGATGTCTGAGTGAATCTTGCCAGCAGCTTTGACCGCCGTCATACCACGTGTGATGGTCCACGCCCGGGCTTCCATCGGGCCGGCGGTGAAGAAACTCATCAGATTGAGCATGGCATAGGCATACTGAATAAAACGGTCACGTGCCGACTCTGTTAAGCCAAGGTCGGCCATAAACATGCCCCGTTCCTCTTCATCAAGCTGCGCAATCTCCATCTCGACTTTGCCGCAGATCGACACGACCGTGAGTTTCTCACTCGCGGCATATTCAGCAACAGTTTCTGGCAGTGGGGCATTCAGCACCGCTTCGTCGATGTTGTACACCACGAGCAATGGCTTCTGACTCAGAAACGCAAACCCGGAGAGCATCCCCTGTTCTTCTGGCAAGAAAGATAAATGTCGGAGCGCTTTCTCCTCTTCAAGCGCCTTCTGACACTTTTCCAGTAACTCTTTCTCGCGCTCTTTGCCTTTCTCTTTTTTGACGCGGTCGAGGCGTTTCTCGATAACCGCAAGATCCGCCAGAATTAACTCAGAGTGAAAATTACGCAGATCACGCACCGGGTCAGGAGACGTAGCGACAGCAGGGTCTTCGAACCCACGGACAACTTGTGTCAGCGCTTCACACTCCCGCATCTGCACTAGC
Proteins encoded in this window:
- a CDS encoding AI-2E family transporter encodes the protein MTRQQLFAAFFFAVFLFLLSQLYALFAIFLKPLMWTVILVLTFYPIFAVFLRWLGGRRSAAALAITMFILLLVMVPLSLLSSLLTTQMFEFDDGMKSAAESGQLQNLLSSWRDTALGQLWDKWSPRIARFDIDVPKLLLTAANNTTQYIVTHVPDVAKNLLVLLLNASIVSFSLFFLFRDGEEFFHAFRDLIPMQPHHKEAIFHQFYETVSAVVQGMVVTAVVQGILAWIGFSVVGLHYSFFLGCASAVASLQPLGGAAAVWLPAAIYIGLNGSWPWAIGLIVYGVVVISGIDNVIKPLIIGERTKLPTLFLFFGILGGLQAYGFLGVFLGPVVLATIMAFVKIYRQEYAHEQEAEPPQPLTQSVASEPIAIEHSASQSPKATP
- the ychF gene encoding redox-regulated ATPase YchF, giving the protein MKVGLVGFSRAGKTTIFNALTGLSAEVGGFEKKREASIAVVKVPDPRIDALAEIVHPERNKYAEVTFLDFPPPEERKAGLETEALVQMRECEALTQVVRGFEDPAVATSPDPVRDLRNFHSELILADLAVIEKRLDRVKKEKGKEREKELLEKCQKALEEEKALRHLSFLPEEQGMLSGFAFLSQKPLLVVYNIDEAVLNAPLPETVAEYAASEKLTVVSICGKVEMEIAQLDEEERGMFMADLGLTESARDRFIQYAYAMLNLMSFFTAGPMEARAWTITRGMTAVKAAGKIHSDIERGFIRAEVIAYDEYIRYRGEAGCRDAGKMRLEGKEYVMQDGDVVHFRFKV